The Paenibacillus amylolyticus genome contains the following window.
AACAGAGGGCTAAACATTGCCCTCTGTTTTTTTTTTATATCAATATTGTTTTTGGACTTTTAAGATAACCTTAAATGGAATTTTACAACAACATCGTAACTTTCTCCCCTTCCCAAACGTTTATACTATAAAGCAACAAGCAACTTATGGGAGGTTTGGAAGTGAATCAAAAGAAAATGTTTGTGAGCTTGCTCGCAAGTGCAATGTTGATCAGTTCAACCGCTGGCATCGCCATGGCAGCGAGCACAACCAATAAAACGTCTGCCACCAGTTCAAATAGTAGTATATCGAAGAAAACAACAACGCAGAAAATTGTACATACACTCGGTAACCTGTCGGCTGTTAAAGTGACAGCACGAAGTTCCGTAAGATTAACAGATGTCAATATTTTGGCGCAGGACGATGGCAATGTGGTTACGTATACATTGTCTTACAAGAATAATGACAGCACCCCAATGATGATGCTCGATTACTGGAGCAAGGTGAAAACCAAGGGTGGAACATTGTTCTCGCCTAAACTGATCGCCAAAGATCAGGAAAAGAAAACCGTCGCGCCTGGATCAACCGTTGAGTTGACCTATGTTATGAAAGTAGGTCGCGAGGTGAAACTCAGTGATCTGAACTTCCTCATCGTGAAGTGGGATTTCAGTCAAGCTAACTATGAACGTACGCTGGGTAAGTTTAACGTGCCCGCATCCTATAGTATCACCACACCGGTAGGCAAACCGAAGACAGTTCGTCTGAGCGATTCTGCTGTGAAGGTGAAAGTATCAGGTATTAAAGTGTTTCCAGGTGAAGATAAGAAACAGTATGTGAAAATTGGCGTGAATTTAAACAATATCAGTTATAAATTGCTTGAAAACCCGAATATCAAATGGATTTTGCGTACGCCAAGTGGTACGAACTATCCGTTAACCCCGGATAAAGACAGCACGAGTGTCAGTATCCAAGCCCAAGCTAATAAGGCTCTCAGTCTGATGGCATCTCTTCCTACGTCAGTGAAGCTGCAAAAGTCTGAGTTGTTGCTGGTAGAAGAGCAGGGTGAAGAGAAGAGTGTTCTGCCCGTTGCTGCACTGCAATTGCCAGAGGCTAGCAAGACGAATGTAGAGGTTGCTGCCAATCAACCAAACATTATTTCTGTTGAAGGACAACGTCTGTCCACATTGCTTGAATCTGCCAAAGTAAGAATCGACGATGGTGAGTATAGTCTTAACCTTCAAATGAAGCTCAAGAATGAAGGCAAGAAAGCCATTAAGGTGCCGACATATACCTTCGAGGTACGGAATACAGACGGAACAGTCTATCCGATTGAAACCAAAGCTTTGGATGCATTGAAGTTGAACCCGGGTGATATCAAGACGATTAAGCTGAATGCAACCCTTCAGGGTGATGGGGATACCAAAAAGATTAAGCTCTATGTAATGAGTCCGGTGGACAAAAATGAAAGTACAGAGTCAACAACAGCTTCTTCTCCAACTAATGGGTTTGTTTTCTCTTATCCTGTAGGTGTCTATGCAATCCCTGAATCGGTATCCAGCGGAGATGGATTAACGACCGAAACAGTCATTAAGAATAACAAAGGTACATTTGGTGTGTCTTTTGGATCGTTACAGCGGTTGCCTTGGCTTGATAGTGATATTATTGCGGCAAAAGTGACCATTCGTAACGCAGGTAACAAAACAGTCCAACTTCCTGAACTTGAAGCAATGTTTATGATTGATTCTGCTGAGATTGAAGGAGACAAGAAGCTAATTTACACACAAAGTGGCAAGCTACTTGGAGCGGGCATGACAACCGAGGCGTACCTTTTGACCAAGATCCCTTCTGAATTACGTATCTCTCGTCTGGAGCTTAGTCTAAACGAGAAAATTAGTGAAGAAGAAACGAATGAGTGGATCACGCTCAATACGTCTGGACTGATTTCACCGGTATCTTATGTTGGAAGCGGCAAGACATACACATCGGGTACGGCGGATAAAGAGACCGAAATGGGTGTACGAAGAACGATTCGTTATCCAGGAACGTCATCGGACATTGTATATACCGAATTCGAAATGACGAACAAATCACTGCGTCAAAGTGGGCTTGGCAAACTTGTAGGTTACTTCAAGACATCGGATGGCCAGTATTACAGAGTAACTGCGAAGCAAGCAGAGCGTCTGCCTGGACCGGGCCAGAAGTCGATTGTTACGTTCTGGGCTAAGATTCCGAAGTCCACTACCTTCTCAGACTTGCGCCTGATTGTGGGCGAAGGTATTGCAGATAGCAAGTTTGTAACGGGTGAAGGGGAAGCGACTGCATATGTGAATGCTCTGGCATTCGAAGTGCCGCCAACCTCCATTAGTGTTCAAGGCTCGTTAACCAATATTGATCTCTATCCTTACTCTTGGACTGCCAACAGTGTGAGAGCATATCTGGCAGGCAGCTCATCTGTACAGATCGAGATGAATTACAGCTTATCCCGTAATGAAGAGATTGAGATGGGTGAGAACGAGCATAAGTTAATCCTTACAATGACGGATCAAGCAGGCAAATCATATGAGAAAGAGTTAACTTTGGGAACCGATCTGAAATTGGGAACCAACCAGACACTGAGCTGGAGCGTAGAAGACAGCTTCTTCGAGAAGCTTCGCGGTGGTTCGTATCGCTTAAGCGTAGATGATCAGTTCCAGGGACAACGTCTTCGTCTTGCGGAACAAAGCTACGGATATGACCTGACCAAACTTCCGAAGGAAGAACCCGTCGATATAAGATAGATGGATAGATTCAAATAATCGTTAGATTTGTCCACAAAACCTCGTTTCCACCCCAACGGAAACGAGGTTTTGCTTGTCGCATCCCTATTTTTTCTCTATAGTTAAAGTTAATAGATTACCAGAGGAGGAAAATGATTCACATGAAACCTTATATGAAAGTATCCCTTGCGGCGCTAGCGATCGGTGTTGGCGTGTGGGTTGGGTCGGTATACAGCAATACAGCCATCGGTGCAGGGACAAGCCAGCCAGGGACAGCAGACGATCCGGTTGTAACGAAGAGTTATGTAGATCAGCAGATTCAAAAAGCATTGGGTGGCGGTGTTAGCACGGGTTCTGGCAACTCATCCGGTAGTAACTCAGGCTCTACAGGAACAGGGAACACGGGTAGCACAGGTGGAGATACTTCGCTTCCTCCACTGGTCTCAGGCGCATCTAATGCCGTTGAGATCGTAACCGTGAAGCCGGGTCAACAGCTGATCGGCAAATCTGGCGCGGAGTTCATCGTACGTAGCGGCAAGGCTGTGATCGTCAGTGAAGGTACGAATGGTGTAGCGGATCTGACGGACGGGATTGACCTGACGAATGGACAGGCAGCGCCGACCAATCACCTGCTCTCTTTTCCAAGGGATGGACGGGGATTGCTGTATTGGAAGGGAACAAATATAGCCTAACCGTAATGGTTCGTGGTGGATATACTTTGAAATAGGTTTTGCTTCTGTTAAAGGAATTATTCATTCTTCATCCATTTCATTTGCTCAGATTAACCAGTTCTAACAAACATTAATACGGCTAGCCAGCCTTGTTCCTGCTCAATCTATAACTGTTGATAATTAATTAATGGAGGTGCAGGAACTATGGCTAGAAGTAATCGCAAAGTGGTACCCGAAAGTCGTCAAATGCTGGATCAGATGAAGTATGAGATTGCTGCAGAGTTTGGCCTCAATGTGGGGTATGGTGGCAGAGGATTGGCTGGTGCGGATACAGAATTTGGATCTGAACTGGGTGAAGTGAGTGATCACTCTTATGGGCAATATAAAGGGTGGGGACATCTGACTTCCCGCGAGAATGGATCGGTTGGTGGAGAGATCACCAAAAGGCTAATTCGTCAGGCAGAGCAGCACTTATAGGGCATTTTTCTTACCCCGTTTTGTTTGACACGTCTTGACAAATACGTTAAGATGGCACTTGAGGTATGCAACCTTTTCCACTAGGGAAAGGTTGATTTTCGTTTGAGGCAATTACCTGAAAAATCCTTATCTTCGTAACTCCGGACCTTGGGTCCTTATTCCATTTCGGAAAAGCTTCGAGGGTACAGTGAACGAATCGCTGTCATGTTTTGTTCGGGCAATCGCCATACTACTAGTTATGGGAGGTTGAAACTTCATGTCTATTAAAGGCCGGCATCTATTTACATCGGAGTCTGTAACTGAAGGACATCCGGATAAAATCTGCGATCAGATCTCAGACGCCGTATTGGACGCGTTTCTTGCAAACGACCCCAATGCTCGTGTAGCTTGCGAAGTTTCCGTAGCCACAGGCTTAGTGCTTGTCATCGGTGAAATCAGTTCAGCTTCTGAATACGTGGACATTCCGTCCATCGTTCGTAATACAATTAAGGATATTGGCTACACACGTGCCAAGTTCGGTTTTGATTATAACACTTGTGCAGTTCTGACTTCTCTGAATGAGCAGTCTGCTGATATTGCCCAAGGTGTTAACGCAGCGCTTGAGAATCGTGACCCGGAACAAGTTGCTCGTGAAACAGAAAACATTGGTGCAGGTGACCAAGGTCTGATGTTCGGTTTTGCAACGAATGAAACACCTGAACTCATGCCTTTGCCAATCGCACTGTCCCATCGGATCGCACGCCGTCTGGCGGAAGTG
Protein-coding sequences here:
- a CDS encoding alpha/beta-type small acid-soluble spore protein yields the protein MARSNRKVVPESRQMLDQMKYEIAAEFGLNVGYGGRGLAGADTEFGSELGEVSDHSYGQYKGWGHLTSRENGSVGGEITKRLIRQAEQHL